Below is a genomic region from Ferribacterium limneticum.
GTCGACCTGGACGATCAGTTCCTGACCTTCCTTCAGTGCATCCTGGATTCGGGCCCGGCCAGCTTCGGTACCCGGCAGAAAGAAGGCGCGGGATACTTCCTTGAAAGGGAGGAATCCGTGCCGATCGGCGCCGTAGTCAACGAAGCAGGCTTCGAGCGACGGTTCGATACGGGTAATGATGCCCTTGTAGATGTTGCTTTTGCGTTGTTCCTTGGCGGAGGATTCAATGTCGAGATCAATCAGTTTCTGACCATCGACAATGGCGACACGGAGTTCTTCCGCCTGTGTCGCATTGAATAGCATGCGTTTCATTATTTTCGGGCTCCAGCGCACAGCAGCACGCTGCAACGAAACGCCCGGGCAGGCAGCGACAGTTTCAGTTATCGGGTTGCGTCATGAATGATGGTTGGCAAAGGCGATGGTGAATGTGCTGATCAACAAACGGCCGCGTGCTTTTTATTGAAATGCGCGACCTGAAAATTCCTGCAACGGGCAATCCGTGCGTGCTTACAGTGGGCTTATCCATTAACATCACTACTTTTGGTGAGTGAACTTAACCAGTCGTTTTACGTTGATCTGGCCTGGGCAGTTGGCACAGGTGAGACTTCGAGCCTGCCGCTTGGCGGTCGCGCATTAAGCGCAAGGTCACAAACGGTCTGATGGTTCGGCATCTCTTGCAAACCGAGACGTAGAACGCAGGCAGTATATTAGAAAATGACCGGGGTAGGTAACAATTCAGTCACGCACGCAGTGATCGGCGAAGAAGAAGAGGGGCAGCGCCTCGACAACTTTTTGATCCGGCGCTGCAAGGGGGTTCCGAAGAGCCATATCTATCGAATTTTGCGGAGTGGCGAAGTACGGGTGAATAGCGGCCGGGTCGATGCGACCTACCGCCTCTGCGCCGGCGACAACGTGCGAATTCCGCCGATCCGGATTGCCGAACGGCCGCAAAATGAGGTCGACGAAGCGGCCAAGGAGCGTGTCGATCTGCCGATTATCTATGAAGATGAGGCAATGCTTGTCATCGACAAGCCGGAAGGCATTGCCGTCCATGGTGGCAGCGGGGTCAGTTTTGGCGTGATCGAGGCCTTGCGCCGACAGCGTCCGCAAGCCAAGTTCCTTGAACTGGCGCACCGACTGGACAGAGAAACCTCTGGTGTGCTGCTGGTAGGCAAAAAACGGTTGGCGTTGACCGCGCTGCATGACATGTTCCGCGAGCACGGAGCAGGGGCGGACAAGCGTTACCTGGTTTTGGTCAAGGGACGCTGGATGAACACTACCCAGCACGTCAAGTTGCCGCTGTACAAATACCTGACCGAAGGTGGCGAACGTCGCGTTTCAGTCAATCCCGAAGGCAAGGCGTCGCATACCATCTTCCGCTTGCTGGCGCGCTGGTCGGATATGAGCCTGCTTGAAGCGCAACTGAAAACGGGGCGCACTCATCAGATTCGCGTCCACCTAGCGCATCTTGGCTTCCCCATTCTCGGCGACGAGAAATATGGTGATTTTGCGTTAAACAAGAATCTGAAACGTGATGGCCTGAAACGCATGGCATTGCATGCCTGGCGGATGGCCTTTCGCCACCCGCTAACGGCCACGCCAGTCGAGTGCATCGCACCGCTACCTGACAGTTTTGGTAGCTACATTCTTACGGTCAACCGGAAAAAAGACCCAGAATTCAAATCCGAAAATCTGGAAGAGATATTGAGCCAAAAATGAAATACCAACTGGTTGTCTTTGACTGGGATGGCACGCTGCTTGACTCGGCGGGCGCCATCGTTCATGCCATCCAGGCGTCTTGCCGTGATCTCGGCTTGTCTGTTCCGGACGACGCGCGTGCTCGTCATGTCATTGGCCTGGGTTTGGCCGATGCCTTGCGCCACGCGGTGCCGGATTTGCCCCCCGAGAGCACGCAGGTGATGGTCGAGCGCTATCGTTTCCACTATCTGTCTGGCGATCAGAGCCTGACCTTGTTCGACGGTGTGCCTGAAATGCTCCAACGCCTGAAGGCGGCCGGGCATATTTTGGCGGTAGCAACAGGCAAGAGCCGGCTTGGTCTTGAACGGGCACTTGATCATTCGGGGTTGCGTCCGCTATTTCAGGCCTCTCGTTGTGCCGACGAATGTCACTCAAAACCGCATCCGCAGATGCTGCAGGAGCTGATGGCCGAGTTTGGCATTGCCGCCGAGTCGACTGTCATGATCGGCGACACTTCGCATGACCTTCTGATGGCGACCAATGCCGGCGTCGATAGCCTGGCGGTAACCTATGGCGCCCATCCGCACGACCACCTGCTGGAACACAAGCCAGTGACCTGTCTGCATAGCGTGAAGGAGCTGGATCGGTGGCTGCAGGATTGCGCCTGATCTGTACCAGTAGTGAGGTTGTAGATGGCGGGCAGGGGGTTCGTTTTACTGTCGAGCGCTACGGACGTACGACGCCAGCATTTGTCATACGTTTTCATGGGCAGGTGCACGCCTATTTGAATGAATGTGGTCACGTTCCAGCTGAACTCGACTGGCTGCCGGGCCAATTCTTCGATGATTCCAAGCTATACTTGATTTGCTCGATTCATGGCGCACTTTATGCTCCAGAGTCAGGCAGATGTCTCGGTGGCCGGTGTCAGGGTAAAGGATTGAAACCCCTGAAGGTGCAAGAGATCGACGGACAGATTTTTTTAGAGCAAGAAAACAATCATGGATAGCCCCCAACCGCCCAATAACGATTCCGCCTGGGAGCGGAAAACCCTTGAAAAATTGGTGTTCGCTGCCCTCGACGAGCAGCGGGCCCGTCGGCGCTGGGGAATTGCCTTCAAGGCACTTGGTTTCATATACCTGTTGGTTGTGCTGGTCGCTGTCGTTGACTGGGGCGCCGGAGCTGAGCATCAAGAACGCCACACGGCCCTGGTCACCCTAAGTGGTGTCATTGAGGCCAAAGGGGAGAGCAATGCAGAGAATCTCGTTGCCGCGCTGAACAGCGCCTTCGAGGAAAAGAATGTTGCCGGCATCATCCTGCGCATCAACAGCCCCGGCGGCAGCCCGGTTCAGGCGGGAATCATCAATGATGAAATTCGTCGCCTACGTGGGAAGCATCCGGACAAGCTTGTGTATGCAGTGGTTGAAGACATGTGCGCCTCGGGTGGCTATTACGTCGCCGCGGCAGCCGACAGTATCTACGTCAACAAGGCCAGTATTGTCGGCTCCATCGGTGTGCTGATGGATGGCTTCGGTTTTACTGGCACGATGGACAAGGTGGGCATCGAGCGTCGCCTGCTAACTGCTGGCGAGAATAAGGGCTTCCTCGACCCGTTCTCGCCACAGGCGCCGCAGCACAAGGCTCATGCCCAGACGCTGCTCAATGATATTCACCAGCAATTCATTGACGTCGTTAAAGCCGGGCGCGGCAAGCGGCTCAAGGAAACGCCGGAAATGTTTTCCGGCCTGATGTGGACCGGCGCGCAGAGCGTTAAGTTGGGGTTGGCCGACGATTTTGGCAGCGTCGAATCGGTGGCGCGCGATGTCATCAAGGCCGAGAAGGTTCTGGATTATTCGGTCAAGGACAATATCGCCGAACGTTTCGCCAAGCGCCTAGGCGCCAGTACCTTTGCCGGTTTCTGGAAAGGCTTTTCGGAAAGTGCAGCGGGCGTCAGTCTTCGCTAAAGATCAGGCCAGCAGCAGAAAAACCGTCGGACGCCGCTCGATTTCGGGCGGCGTTTGTTTTTTCCAGACCTGGATTGTTCGCGTCAGCACCGATTCGCCCGGCAAGGTTAAGTCAGTTGCCACGGTCAGCCTGGTTGTTGGGAGGCAGGCCTGAAGAACGGCATCGAACATCGCCCGGTTACGGTACGGAGTTTCTATGAAAATCTGGGTCTGCTGGCGTTTTTTTGATTCGTTTTCCAGGTTGCGCAGCATTTTTGTGCGCTCGACCTCTTTGGCGGGCAGGTAGCCCTGAAAGGCAAAGCGTTGCCCGTTCAGGCCCGAGGCCATCAAGGCCAGCAGGAGCGAAGAGGGGCCAATGAGTGGCACAACACGAATGCCTTCCTTTTGGGCTAGTGCAACCAGATTGGCGCCAGGGTCAGCAACCGCTGGACAGCCAGCCTCCGATAGCAAGCCGACGTCGTGGCCGGCGCGCAGTGGTTCCAGCAAGCGGTCAAGCTCATTCGCCTTGGTATGCTCGTTCAATTCCTGAAGCTGCAATTCCTGCAACGGCAAATCGGTGCCTGCCGCCTTCAGGAAGGCCCGTGCTGTCTTGGCCTGTTCGACGACAAAATAAGTCAATGGCCGGATCGAGGCGAGTACATTGGCGGGCAGAGATTCTTGCGGTGCAGTCGGGCCGAGCGGTACGGGAATCAAATACAGGGTGCCGGCCATCAGAGAACCGCCACGCCCTGATTACGCAACATGTCGCACAGCGCAATCAATGGTAGGCCAACCAGGGCATTCGGATCGTCGCCACGCATGCTGCTCAATAACGCAATCCCCAATCCTTCCGACTTGGCCGATCCTGCGCAGTTATACGCCGGCTCCCGGCAAAGATAATTCTCGATTTCCTGGTCGCTTAATTCTCGGAACGTGACCAGCGTTGGCACCCCACGAATCTGCACCTGACCCGTTCTGGCATTGAGCAGGCAGAGGCCAGTGAAGAAATTGACAGTCTTTCCGGACAAGGTGCGCAACTGATCGACAGCGCGCTCATGCGTTCCCGGTTTTCCGTACATTTTGCCGTCGACCGTAGCAACCTGATCGCTACCGATAATCAGCGCATCAGGATACGTTTCAGCGACCGCTCTGGCCTTGGCTTCGGAAAGCCGCAAGGCAATCTGTTCCGGCGTTTCGCCGGGAAAAGGGCTTTCATCGGTTTGCGGATTGGCAACATCAAACGGGATGCCAAGACGACCAAGGAGTTCTCGGCGAAATGGCGAGGTTGAGGCTAGAATCAGGTTCTGCGGCATAAAAATCCGTTACAACAAAGCTTTGCGTTGAACACTTCAAGCAGCACTTTGTTTTGACTTGGAAAGCCAAAAATAATATCATTCAATGTTTAAGTCGCAACAGATCAAGATTGAAAAGGATTTCGGACGCTTTCGCATTTGCCAGAGATGGTCGTGTTCTCGAGGGAACATTTGCCGTCGCGGACCTTGGTCGCCTGCATGATTTGCTGGCAGAGATTGATGGAGAGGTAACTTTCCATCTGCAAGGGTACAAGGGTGATAGCGGGGAATCCATGCTGCACTTGGAGGTTTCGGGAACGATCCCGCTTGCCTGTCAGCGCTGCCTGGAAGCCGTGCCTTTCGATCTTGATGTCGATAGTCTGCTGGAACTTGTTCCAGAGGGTACCGAGTTATCGCAAGATGAACTGGAAGACGACACCCGGGATTTCCTGCCGGTGGTACGCGAACTGGATGTGGTCGAGTTAGTTGAGGATGAAATCCTCCTCGCCCTGCCGGTGGCGCCGCGGCACGAAAAATGTGGTTTGCCTGGTGCGGCCGATGCTGGCGAACGGATCAATCCGTTCGCGAAATTGTCCGGGCTAAAAGGCAAGCCGAACTGATTTTTTTGGAGTAACAAAATGGCCGTTCAACAGAACAAAAAGTCCCCGTCCAAGCGTGGCATGCACCGTGCTCATGACTTCCTGACCGCACCCCCGCTGGCCGTCGAGTCGACCACCGGCGAAGCTCATCTGCGTCACCACATTTCCCCGGCCGGCTTCTATCGCGGCAAAAAAGTCGTCAAGGGCAAGGGCGAGTAATCGTTCAATGAAGGGCAGGCGGTTCGTAATGAACCGCCTGCCTTTTATTTTGCCATGACAACCCGCATTGCTATTGATTGCATGGGGGGTGACCACGGTCCGTCAGTGACGGTACCCGCGGCCATTCAATTTCTTGCGGAGCATCCGTCAGCCAATCTCGTCCTGGTCGGTCAGGAAGATGTGTTGCGCCCGTTGCTCGGCAACCATGTCAGCGACTCACGCATTCGCCTTGTTCACGCCTCGGAAATCGTAGGCATGGACGAGTCGCCGGCGCTTGCGCTGCGCAATAAAAAAGATTCGTCGATGCGGATTGCCATCAATCAGGTCAAGTCCGGGGATGCCGATGCCTGCGTGTCCGCCGGCAATACCGGTGCGCTGATGGCCATCTCCCGCTTTGTCCTGAAGATGCTGCCAGGCATTGATCGACCGGCAATCTGTGCGCCACTACCTACAGTCAATGGTCACACGCACATGCTGGATCTTGGGGCCAATGTCGATTGCGGACCGGAGCACCTGCTTCAGTTTGGCATCATGGGTGCCATGCTGATTTCAGCAATGGAGCACAAGGATCAGCCGACGGTCGGCATTCTCAACATTGGTGAAGAAGACATCAAGGGAAACGAAGTGGTCAAGGCAGCGGCCGGATTGCTACGTACCTCGGGGCTCAACTTCATCGGTAACGTTGAGGGTGACGGCATCTACAAAGGCGAAGCTGATGTTATCGTTTGTGATGGCTTTGTCGGCAACGTTGCATTGAAGACGTCAGAAGGGCTTGCCCAGATGCTGGCATCGTCCTTGCGCACAGAGTTCAAGCGTAACTGGCTGACCAAGATTGCCGCCCTGATTGCAATTTCAGTGCTCAACAACTTCAAAAAGCGCTTTGATCACCGCCGCTACAACGGGGCGATCCTGCTTGGACTCAGGGGCGTTTCGGTCAAAAGCCACGGTTCGGCTGATGTGCTGGCCTTTGGCAATGCCATCTCGCGTGCCTACGATGCGGCTGAGAACCGTGTTGTGGAACGCATTACCAGCCGCTTGGCACAAATGACGCCAATCCCGGCTGTTGTTGAGGAGAAGGTCTGAATGTATGCACGCTTGATCGGTACCGGCAGTTACCTACCGGGCAGCCCTGTCAGCAATGACGATCTGGCGGCACGCGGAATCGACACCAACGATGAGTGGATCGTTACACGCACAGGCATTCGCAGTCGCCATCTTGCGAGTCCCGGCACAACGTCCAGCGAACTTGGCCTGATTGCCGCGCAACGGGCACTGGAAATGGCGGGTATTTACGCAACCGATCTTGATCTGATCATTGTTGCGACATCAACCCCAGATTTCATTTTCCCGAGCACAGCCTGTCTGATCCAAGCCAAGCTGGGCAATAAGGGGGCTGCCGCCTTCGATGTTCAGGCGGTATGCGCCGGGTTTACCTACGCACTGGGCATTGCGGAAAAATTCATCCGCTCCGGTAGCCACAAGAGGGCACTGGTGATTGGTGCTGAAGTCTTCTCGCGCATCCTTGACTGGAACGATCGCGGCACTTGCGTCTTGTTTGGTGATGGCGCCGGTGCCGTTGTTCTGGAAGCATCCGACAAGCCAGGCATCTTGGCCACGGCGATGCATGCCGACGGCAGCCAGAATGGCATCCTGAATGTTCCAGGGCAGATTTGCGGCGGTCAGGTCACCGGCGATCCCTTCCTGCGCATGGATGGACAGGCTGTCTTTAAATTTGCCGTCCGGGTTCTAGCCGATATTGCCGAAGAAGTCTGTCAAATTGCAGGCATCCAAACGCGCGATGTCGATTGGCTTATTCCGCACCAGGCGAATATTCGCATCATCGAAGCGACTGGCAAGAAACTGGGCGTTGACCGTAACAAAGTTATTGTGACGGTTGATCGCCACGGCAATACATCCGCTGCCTCCGTACCATTAGCACTGGATGAAGCTGTGCGCGATGGACGCATCCAGCGCGGCCAGAAAGTGCTGGTTGAAGGCGTTGGTGGTGGCTTTACGTGGGGCGCAGCCCTTCTCGAATTCTGAACCAGGAGACGAAACGATGTCTTTTGCATTCGTATTTCCAGGCCAAGGCTCGCAGAGCGTTGGCATGATGGCAGCCTACGGCGACTCAGTCGTGGTTCGCGCAACTTTTGATGAAGCGTCAGCAGCGTTGGGTGATGATCTGTGGGCTATGGTTGCCGAAGGTCCGGCCGAAACGCTGACACAGACTGTTAACACCCAGCCGGTGATGCTGACCGCAGGTATCGCTGCATGGCGCTTGTGGCTAGACAAGGGTGGCAAAAAACCTGCTGTCGTTGCCGGCCACAGCCTCGGCGAATATTCAGCGCTAGTCGCTTCCGGCGTGATTGACCTCAAGGATGCCGTACCGCTGGTTCGTTTGCGTGCCGCTGCCATGCAGGAAGCTGTGCCGGTTGGTGCCGGTGCCATGGCAGCCGTTGTTGGACTGGATAACGCTGGCATCGCTGCTGCCTGCGCCGAAGCGGCACAGGGCGAAGTGGTTGAACCTGTCAATTTCAACGCCAACGGCCAGACCGTGATTGCCGGTCACAAGGCGGCTGTTGAGCGTGCCATGGAAGCCTGTAAGGCTCGTGGCGCCAAGATGGCGAAGGCGCTTCCTGTGTCCGCACCGTTCCACTCTTCGCTGATTCGGCCGGCTGCCGACAAACTTGCTGCCCGCCTCGCTGAATTGACGCTGCATGCACCGCAGATTCCAGTGATTAACAATGTCGACGTCGCTATCGAAAACGAACCGGCACGTATCAAGGATGCCCTGATCCGCCAAGCTTACAATCCAGTTCGCTGGGTTGAAACCATCCAGTCGATGGCTGCACTGGGTGTTACGACCGTAGCCGAATGTGGCCCAGGCAAGGTGCTGGCCGGCCTGACCAAGCGTTGTGCCGATGGCATTGTCGGCATCGCCTTGGCCGATGCCATAGCCATCGAAGCCAATCTGGGTCTGGAGTAACAGATGCTGAACGATAAAATAGCGCTGGTCACCGGTGCTACACGCGGCATTGGTCGCGCCATTGCGCTGGAACTAGGCAAGCAGGGTGCCACCATAATTGGCACGGCTACCAGCAATGATGGAGCTGCCAAAATTTCGGCGTACCTGGCAGAAGCCGGCATCAAGGGCAAGGGTATTGCTCTGGATGTGTGTGACGTTGCTCAGACTGACTCGACTCTCACCGACATTGCCAA
It encodes:
- a CDS encoding RluA family pseudouridine synthase, translating into MTGVGNNSVTHAVIGEEEEGQRLDNFLIRRCKGVPKSHIYRILRSGEVRVNSGRVDATYRLCAGDNVRIPPIRIAERPQNEVDEAAKERVDLPIIYEDEAMLVIDKPEGIAVHGGSGVSFGVIEALRRQRPQAKFLELAHRLDRETSGVLLVGKKRLALTALHDMFREHGAGADKRYLVLVKGRWMNTTQHVKLPLYKYLTEGGERRVSVNPEGKASHTIFRLLARWSDMSLLEAQLKTGRTHQIRVHLAHLGFPILGDEKYGDFALNKNLKRDGLKRMALHAWRMAFRHPLTATPVECIAPLPDSFGSYILTVNRKKDPEFKSENLEEILSQK
- a CDS encoding HAD family hydrolase gives rise to the protein MKYQLVVFDWDGTLLDSAGAIVHAIQASCRDLGLSVPDDARARHVIGLGLADALRHAVPDLPPESTQVMVERYRFHYLSGDQSLTLFDGVPEMLQRLKAAGHILAVATGKSRLGLERALDHSGLRPLFQASRCADECHSKPHPQMLQELMAEFGIAAESTVMIGDTSHDLLMATNAGVDSLAVTYGAHPHDHLLEHKPVTCLHSVKELDRWLQDCA
- a CDS encoding Rieske (2Fe-2S) protein, translated to MAAGLRLICTSSEVVDGGQGVRFTVERYGRTTPAFVIRFHGQVHAYLNECGHVPAELDWLPGQFFDDSKLYLICSIHGALYAPESGRCLGGRCQGKGLKPLKVQEIDGQIFLEQENNHG
- a CDS encoding S49 family peptidase produces the protein MDSPQPPNNDSAWERKTLEKLVFAALDEQRARRRWGIAFKALGFIYLLVVLVAVVDWGAGAEHQERHTALVTLSGVIEAKGESNAENLVAALNSAFEEKNVAGIILRINSPGGSPVQAGIINDEIRRLRGKHPDKLVYAVVEDMCASGGYYVAAAADSIYVNKASIVGSIGVLMDGFGFTGTMDKVGIERRLLTAGENKGFLDPFSPQAPQHKAHAQTLLNDIHQQFIDVVKAGRGKRLKETPEMFSGLMWTGAQSVKLGLADDFGSVESVARDVIKAEKVLDYSVKDNIAERFAKRLGASTFAGFWKGFSESAAGVSLR
- a CDS encoding SAM-dependent methyltransferase; translation: MAGTLYLIPVPLGPTAPQESLPANVLASIRPLTYFVVEQAKTARAFLKAAGTDLPLQELQLQELNEHTKANELDRLLEPLRAGHDVGLLSEAGCPAVADPGANLVALAQKEGIRVVPLIGPSSLLLALMASGLNGQRFAFQGYLPAKEVERTKMLRNLENESKKRQQTQIFIETPYRNRAMFDAVLQACLPTTRLTVATDLTLPGESVLTRTIQVWKKQTPPEIERRPTVFLLLA
- a CDS encoding Maf family protein, with amino-acid sequence MPQNLILASTSPFRRELLGRLGIPFDVANPQTDESPFPGETPEQIALRLSEAKARAVAETYPDALIIGSDQVATVDGKMYGKPGTHERAVDQLRTLSGKTVNFFTGLCLLNARTGQVQIRGVPTLVTFRELSDQEIENYLCREPAYNCAGSAKSEGLGIALLSSMRGDDPNALVGLPLIALCDMLRNQGVAVL
- a CDS encoding YceD family protein produces the protein MTWKAKNNIIQCLSRNRSRLKRISDAFAFARDGRVLEGTFAVADLGRLHDLLAEIDGEVTFHLQGYKGDSGESMLHLEVSGTIPLACQRCLEAVPFDLDVDSLLELVPEGTELSQDELEDDTRDFLPVVRELDVVELVEDEILLALPVAPRHEKCGLPGAADAGERINPFAKLSGLKGKPN
- the rpmF gene encoding 50S ribosomal protein L32; the encoded protein is MAVQQNKKSPSKRGMHRAHDFLTAPPLAVESTTGEAHLRHHISPAGFYRGKKVVKGKGE
- the plsX gene encoding phosphate acyltransferase PlsX; this translates as MTTRIAIDCMGGDHGPSVTVPAAIQFLAEHPSANLVLVGQEDVLRPLLGNHVSDSRIRLVHASEIVGMDESPALALRNKKDSSMRIAINQVKSGDADACVSAGNTGALMAISRFVLKMLPGIDRPAICAPLPTVNGHTHMLDLGANVDCGPEHLLQFGIMGAMLISAMEHKDQPTVGILNIGEEDIKGNEVVKAAAGLLRTSGLNFIGNVEGDGIYKGEADVIVCDGFVGNVALKTSEGLAQMLASSLRTEFKRNWLTKIAALIAISVLNNFKKRFDHRRYNGAILLGLRGVSVKSHGSADVLAFGNAISRAYDAAENRVVERITSRLAQMTPIPAVVEEKV
- a CDS encoding beta-ketoacyl-ACP synthase III, which encodes MYARLIGTGSYLPGSPVSNDDLAARGIDTNDEWIVTRTGIRSRHLASPGTTSSELGLIAAQRALEMAGIYATDLDLIIVATSTPDFIFPSTACLIQAKLGNKGAAAFDVQAVCAGFTYALGIAEKFIRSGSHKRALVIGAEVFSRILDWNDRGTCVLFGDGAGAVVLEASDKPGILATAMHADGSQNGILNVPGQICGGQVTGDPFLRMDGQAVFKFAVRVLADIAEEVCQIAGIQTRDVDWLIPHQANIRIIEATGKKLGVDRNKVIVTVDRHGNTSAASVPLALDEAVRDGRIQRGQKVLVEGVGGGFTWGAALLEF
- the fabD gene encoding ACP S-malonyltransferase, with translation MSFAFVFPGQGSQSVGMMAAYGDSVVVRATFDEASAALGDDLWAMVAEGPAETLTQTVNTQPVMLTAGIAAWRLWLDKGGKKPAVVAGHSLGEYSALVASGVIDLKDAVPLVRLRAAAMQEAVPVGAGAMAAVVGLDNAGIAAACAEAAQGEVVEPVNFNANGQTVIAGHKAAVERAMEACKARGAKMAKALPVSAPFHSSLIRPAADKLAARLAELTLHAPQIPVINNVDVAIENEPARIKDALIRQAYNPVRWVETIQSMAALGVTTVAECGPGKVLAGLTKRCADGIVGIALADAIAIEANLGLE